A stretch of Equus caballus isolate H_3958 breed thoroughbred chromosome 11, TB-T2T, whole genome shotgun sequence DNA encodes these proteins:
- the ENGASE gene encoding cytosolic endo-beta-N-acetylglucosaminidase isoform X2 produces the protein MEAAGAVTRVAAWRRERRPGRRRPRRRIEEEQEEAVFRQVVSFSPEPLPGRYYDKDTTKPISFYLSSLEELLAWTPNVEDGFNVALQPSECRQPPLSSRRPRTLLCHDMMGGYLDDKFIQGAAVHNPYSFYHWQYIDIFVYFSHHTVTIPPVGWTNAAHRHGVCVLGTFITEWIAGGQLCEAFLAGDERSYQAVADQLVSLARFFRFDGWLINIENSLSLAAVGNMPRFLRYLTTQLHQHVPRGLVLWYDSVVSSGQLKWQNELNEHNRVFFDSCDGFFTNYNWREEHLERMLALAGERLADVYVGVDVFARGNVVGGRFDTDKSLELIRKHGFSAALFAPGWVYECLEKKDFFQNQDKFWSLLERYLPTHSICSLPFVTSFCLGMGTRRVCYGQEEAVGPWYHPSAQEIQPLFGEHRLEGARQGWVKTHCCLADAWNGGSSLLIRGAIPREVGDVAVRLFSLQVPVPPRIFLSMVYKLEGPSDVGVALELTTGSVGSCHIGGISALNAETSSRYSPRPLRVPPAKLARWVGHCGQQLRGGWIQRCYEVSLRGCLLQDLFVRFSRLPGSQEEDFVCRLGEIQVVDAGSLLKALPRVQAVSVSHLRWQQAASEGEGHPAGLQLSCTLHWSYLLSHVRCFRVHCCRGTAGCSAGGGPPGPERPTLLGLAFVNQYRIVDLAVAAIGPGQDGRVEFLVEPVPKEGFLVPQAEWGRAAMLYSMPAS, from the exons ATGGAGGCGGCCGGAGCTGTGACCCGGGTGGCCGCATGGCGGCGGGAGCGGCGGCCGGGCCGGCGGCGGCCGCGGAGAAG AATCGAGGAGGAGCAAGAAGAGGCAGTCTTCCGTCAGGTGGTCAGTTTTAGCCCGGAGCCTTTGCCAG GTAGATATTATGACAAGGACACCACCAAGCCCATCAGCTTTTACTTGTCTTCCCTGGAGGAGCTCTTGGCATGGACGCCCAATGTGGAGGACGGCTTCAACGTGGCCTTGCAGCCCTCCGAGTGTCGCCAGCCCCCTCTGAGCAGCCGCAGGCCCCGGACATTGTTGTGCCATGACATGATGGGCGGGTACCTGGATGACAA GTTTATTCAGGGCGCGGCAGTGCACAATCCTTACTCCTTCTACCACTGGCAGTACATTGACATCTTTGTGTACTTCAGCCATCACACCGTCACCATCCCCCCGGTGGGCTGGACCAATGCCGCCCACAGGCACGGAGTCTGTGTGCTGG GGACTTTCATCACCGAGTGGATAGCAGGTGGGCagctctgtgaagccttcctggCCGGGGACGAGCGCTCGTACCAGGCGGTGGCTGACCAGCTGGTCTCGCTTGCCCGGTTTTTCCGATTTGATGGCTGGCTGATCAACATTGAGAACTCGCTGAGT CTGGCCGCAGTGGGGAATATGCCCCGTTTCCTCCGGTATCTGACCACTCAGCTACACCAGCATGTTCCGAGGGGCTTGGTTCTCTGGTATGACAGCGTGGTGAGCAGCGGGCAGCTCAAATGGCAGAATGAACTGAACGAGCACAACAG GGTTTTCTTCGATTCCTGTGACGGCTTCTTCACCAACTACAACTGGCGGGAGGAGCATCTGGAGCGGATGCTGGCGCTAGCCGGGGAGCGCCTGGCCGATGTGTACGTGGGCGTCGACGTGTTCGCCCGGGGGAACGTCGTAGGGGGTCGATTTGACACGGACAAG TCCCTGGAGCTGATCCGGAAGCATGGGTTCTCGGCGGCTCTCTTTGCTCCTGGCTGGGTGTACGAGTGTCTGGAGAAGAAGGATTTCTTCCAGAACCAGGACAA GTTCTGGAGTTTGCTGGAACGCTATCTGCCCACGCACAGCATCTGTTCCTTGCCCTTTGTCACCTCTTTCTGCCTGGGCATGGGGACTCGGAGAGTCTGCTATGGCCAG gaGGAGGCGGTGGGGCCCTGGTACCACCCCAGCGCCCAGGAAATCCAGCCCCTCTTTGGAGAGCACAGGCTGGAAGGGGCCAGACAGGGCTGGGTGAAGACCCACTGTTGCCTGGCGGATGCCTGGAACGGCGGCAGCTCCCTGCTCATCCGGGGGGCGATTCCGCGTGAGGTTGGAGATGTGGCTGTGAG GTTATTCTCCCTGCAGGTCCCCGTGCCGCCCAGAATCTTCCTGTCCATGGTGTACAAGCTCGAAGGGCCTTCGGATGTCGGGGTGGCCCTGGAGCTCACCACAGGGAGTGTGGGCAGCTGTCACATCGGTGGCATCTCAGCCTTGAACG CAGAAACAAGCTCACGGTACAGCCCCCGGCCCCTCCGGGTGCCCCCTGCCAAGCTGGCTAGATGGGTGGGCCACTGCGGCCAGCAGCTCCGCGGGGGCTGGATCCAGCG ATGCTACGAGGTGAGCCTGCGCGGCTGCCTCCTGCAGGACCTCTTTGTTCGTTTCTCACGGCTTCCGGGCAGCCAGGAGGAGGACTTCGTCTGTCGCCTTGGAGAAATCCAG GTGGTGGACGCCGGCAGCCTGCTGAAGGCTCTGCCGCGGGTGCAGGCAGTCTCTGTCTCCCACTTGCGCTGGCAGCAGGCTGCCTCTGAGGGCGAGGGCCACCCTGCCGGCCTCCAGCTCAGCTGTACTCTGCACTGGTCCTACCTGCTCTCCCACGTCCGATGCTTCCGGGTCCACTGCTGCAGAGGGACAGCCGGCTGCTCTGCTGGCGGGGGGCCACCGGGGCCCGAGAGGCCCACGCTCCTGGGCCTGGCTTTTGTCAACCAGTATCGGATAGTGGACCTGGCAGTGGCAGCCATAGGGCCCGGCCAGGATGGCCGTGTGGAGTTCCTCGTGGAGCCTGTCCCCAAGGAGGGGTTTCTGGTGCCGCAGGCCGAGTGGGGCAGGGCGGCCATGCTCTACTCCATGCCTGCCTCGTGA
- the ENGASE gene encoding cytosolic endo-beta-N-acetylglucosaminidase isoform X3 → MMGGYLDDKFIQGAAVHNPYSFYHWQYIDIFVYFSHHTVTIPPVGWTNAAHRHGVCVLGTFITEWIAGGQLCEAFLAGDERSYQAVADQLVSLARFFRFDGWLINIENSLSLAAVGNMPRFLRYLTTQLHQHVPRGLVLWYDSVVSSGQLKWQNELNEHNRVFFDSCDGFFTNYNWREEHLERMLALAGERLADVYVGVDVFARGNVVGGRFDTDKSLELIRKHGFSAALFAPGWVYECLEKKDFFQNQDKFWSLLERYLPTHSICSLPFVTSFCLGMGTRRVCYGQEEAVGPWYHPSAQEIQPLFGEHRLEGARQGWVKTHCCLADAWNGGSSLLIRGAIPREVGDVAVRLFSLQVPVPPRIFLSMVYKLEGPSDVGVALELTTGSVGSCHIGGISALNAETSSRYSPRPLRVPPAKLARWVGHCGQQLRGGWIQRCYEVSLRGCLLQDLFVRFSRLPGSQEEDFVCRLGEIQVVDAGSLLKALPRVQAVSVSHLRWQQAASEGEGHPAGLQLSCTLHWSYLLSHVRCFRVHCCRGTAGCSAGGGPPGPERPTLLGLAFVNQYRIVDLAVAAIGPGQDGRVEFLVEPVPKEGFLVPQAEWGRAAMLYSMPAS, encoded by the exons ATGATGGGCGGGTACCTGGATGACAA GTTTATTCAGGGCGCGGCAGTGCACAATCCTTACTCCTTCTACCACTGGCAGTACATTGACATCTTTGTGTACTTCAGCCATCACACCGTCACCATCCCCCCGGTGGGCTGGACCAATGCCGCCCACAGGCACGGAGTCTGTGTGCTGG GGACTTTCATCACCGAGTGGATAGCAGGTGGGCagctctgtgaagccttcctggCCGGGGACGAGCGCTCGTACCAGGCGGTGGCTGACCAGCTGGTCTCGCTTGCCCGGTTTTTCCGATTTGATGGCTGGCTGATCAACATTGAGAACTCGCTGAGT CTGGCCGCAGTGGGGAATATGCCCCGTTTCCTCCGGTATCTGACCACTCAGCTACACCAGCATGTTCCGAGGGGCTTGGTTCTCTGGTATGACAGCGTGGTGAGCAGCGGGCAGCTCAAATGGCAGAATGAACTGAACGAGCACAACAG GGTTTTCTTCGATTCCTGTGACGGCTTCTTCACCAACTACAACTGGCGGGAGGAGCATCTGGAGCGGATGCTGGCGCTAGCCGGGGAGCGCCTGGCCGATGTGTACGTGGGCGTCGACGTGTTCGCCCGGGGGAACGTCGTAGGGGGTCGATTTGACACGGACAAG TCCCTGGAGCTGATCCGGAAGCATGGGTTCTCGGCGGCTCTCTTTGCTCCTGGCTGGGTGTACGAGTGTCTGGAGAAGAAGGATTTCTTCCAGAACCAGGACAA GTTCTGGAGTTTGCTGGAACGCTATCTGCCCACGCACAGCATCTGTTCCTTGCCCTTTGTCACCTCTTTCTGCCTGGGCATGGGGACTCGGAGAGTCTGCTATGGCCAG gaGGAGGCGGTGGGGCCCTGGTACCACCCCAGCGCCCAGGAAATCCAGCCCCTCTTTGGAGAGCACAGGCTGGAAGGGGCCAGACAGGGCTGGGTGAAGACCCACTGTTGCCTGGCGGATGCCTGGAACGGCGGCAGCTCCCTGCTCATCCGGGGGGCGATTCCGCGTGAGGTTGGAGATGTGGCTGTGAG GTTATTCTCCCTGCAGGTCCCCGTGCCGCCCAGAATCTTCCTGTCCATGGTGTACAAGCTCGAAGGGCCTTCGGATGTCGGGGTGGCCCTGGAGCTCACCACAGGGAGTGTGGGCAGCTGTCACATCGGTGGCATCTCAGCCTTGAACG CAGAAACAAGCTCACGGTACAGCCCCCGGCCCCTCCGGGTGCCCCCTGCCAAGCTGGCTAGATGGGTGGGCCACTGCGGCCAGCAGCTCCGCGGGGGCTGGATCCAGCG ATGCTACGAGGTGAGCCTGCGCGGCTGCCTCCTGCAGGACCTCTTTGTTCGTTTCTCACGGCTTCCGGGCAGCCAGGAGGAGGACTTCGTCTGTCGCCTTGGAGAAATCCAG GTGGTGGACGCCGGCAGCCTGCTGAAGGCTCTGCCGCGGGTGCAGGCAGTCTCTGTCTCCCACTTGCGCTGGCAGCAGGCTGCCTCTGAGGGCGAGGGCCACCCTGCCGGCCTCCAGCTCAGCTGTACTCTGCACTGGTCCTACCTGCTCTCCCACGTCCGATGCTTCCGGGTCCACTGCTGCAGAGGGACAGCCGGCTGCTCTGCTGGCGGGGGGCCACCGGGGCCCGAGAGGCCCACGCTCCTGGGCCTGGCTTTTGTCAACCAGTATCGGATAGTGGACCTGGCAGTGGCAGCCATAGGGCCCGGCCAGGATGGCCGTGTGGAGTTCCTCGTGGAGCCTGTCCCCAAGGAGGGGTTTCTGGTGCCGCAGGCCGAGTGGGGCAGGGCGGCCATGCTCTACTCCATGCCTGCCTCGTGA
- the ENGASE gene encoding cytosolic endo-beta-N-acetylglucosaminidase isoform X1 produces MAAGAAAGPAAAAEKVGERPGGQNRRPQPRGGPSGRSRIEEEQEEAVFRQVVSFSPEPLPGRYYDKDTTKPISFYLSSLEELLAWTPNVEDGFNVALQPSECRQPPLSSRRPRTLLCHDMMGGYLDDKFIQGAAVHNPYSFYHWQYIDIFVYFSHHTVTIPPVGWTNAAHRHGVCVLGTFITEWIAGGQLCEAFLAGDERSYQAVADQLVSLARFFRFDGWLINIENSLSLAAVGNMPRFLRYLTTQLHQHVPRGLVLWYDSVVSSGQLKWQNELNEHNRVFFDSCDGFFTNYNWREEHLERMLALAGERLADVYVGVDVFARGNVVGGRFDTDKSLELIRKHGFSAALFAPGWVYECLEKKDFFQNQDKFWSLLERYLPTHSICSLPFVTSFCLGMGTRRVCYGQEEAVGPWYHPSAQEIQPLFGEHRLEGARQGWVKTHCCLADAWNGGSSLLIRGAIPREVGDVAVRLFSLQVPVPPRIFLSMVYKLEGPSDVGVALELTTGSVGSCHIGGISALNAETSSRYSPRPLRVPPAKLARWVGHCGQQLRGGWIQRCYEVSLRGCLLQDLFVRFSRLPGSQEEDFVCRLGEIQVVDAGSLLKALPRVQAVSVSHLRWQQAASEGEGHPAGLQLSCTLHWSYLLSHVRCFRVHCCRGTAGCSAGGGPPGPERPTLLGLAFVNQYRIVDLAVAAIGPGQDGRVEFLVEPVPKEGFLVPQAEWGRAAMLYSMPAS; encoded by the exons ATGGCGGCGGGAGCGGCGGCCGGGCCGGCGGCGGCCGCGGAGAAGGTGGGCGAGAGGCCGGGCGGGCAAAACCGGAGGCCCCAGCCCCGCGGCGGGCCGTCGGGCCGGAGTCG AATCGAGGAGGAGCAAGAAGAGGCAGTCTTCCGTCAGGTGGTCAGTTTTAGCCCGGAGCCTTTGCCAG GTAGATATTATGACAAGGACACCACCAAGCCCATCAGCTTTTACTTGTCTTCCCTGGAGGAGCTCTTGGCATGGACGCCCAATGTGGAGGACGGCTTCAACGTGGCCTTGCAGCCCTCCGAGTGTCGCCAGCCCCCTCTGAGCAGCCGCAGGCCCCGGACATTGTTGTGCCATGACATGATGGGCGGGTACCTGGATGACAA GTTTATTCAGGGCGCGGCAGTGCACAATCCTTACTCCTTCTACCACTGGCAGTACATTGACATCTTTGTGTACTTCAGCCATCACACCGTCACCATCCCCCCGGTGGGCTGGACCAATGCCGCCCACAGGCACGGAGTCTGTGTGCTGG GGACTTTCATCACCGAGTGGATAGCAGGTGGGCagctctgtgaagccttcctggCCGGGGACGAGCGCTCGTACCAGGCGGTGGCTGACCAGCTGGTCTCGCTTGCCCGGTTTTTCCGATTTGATGGCTGGCTGATCAACATTGAGAACTCGCTGAGT CTGGCCGCAGTGGGGAATATGCCCCGTTTCCTCCGGTATCTGACCACTCAGCTACACCAGCATGTTCCGAGGGGCTTGGTTCTCTGGTATGACAGCGTGGTGAGCAGCGGGCAGCTCAAATGGCAGAATGAACTGAACGAGCACAACAG GGTTTTCTTCGATTCCTGTGACGGCTTCTTCACCAACTACAACTGGCGGGAGGAGCATCTGGAGCGGATGCTGGCGCTAGCCGGGGAGCGCCTGGCCGATGTGTACGTGGGCGTCGACGTGTTCGCCCGGGGGAACGTCGTAGGGGGTCGATTTGACACGGACAAG TCCCTGGAGCTGATCCGGAAGCATGGGTTCTCGGCGGCTCTCTTTGCTCCTGGCTGGGTGTACGAGTGTCTGGAGAAGAAGGATTTCTTCCAGAACCAGGACAA GTTCTGGAGTTTGCTGGAACGCTATCTGCCCACGCACAGCATCTGTTCCTTGCCCTTTGTCACCTCTTTCTGCCTGGGCATGGGGACTCGGAGAGTCTGCTATGGCCAG gaGGAGGCGGTGGGGCCCTGGTACCACCCCAGCGCCCAGGAAATCCAGCCCCTCTTTGGAGAGCACAGGCTGGAAGGGGCCAGACAGGGCTGGGTGAAGACCCACTGTTGCCTGGCGGATGCCTGGAACGGCGGCAGCTCCCTGCTCATCCGGGGGGCGATTCCGCGTGAGGTTGGAGATGTGGCTGTGAG GTTATTCTCCCTGCAGGTCCCCGTGCCGCCCAGAATCTTCCTGTCCATGGTGTACAAGCTCGAAGGGCCTTCGGATGTCGGGGTGGCCCTGGAGCTCACCACAGGGAGTGTGGGCAGCTGTCACATCGGTGGCATCTCAGCCTTGAACG CAGAAACAAGCTCACGGTACAGCCCCCGGCCCCTCCGGGTGCCCCCTGCCAAGCTGGCTAGATGGGTGGGCCACTGCGGCCAGCAGCTCCGCGGGGGCTGGATCCAGCG ATGCTACGAGGTGAGCCTGCGCGGCTGCCTCCTGCAGGACCTCTTTGTTCGTTTCTCACGGCTTCCGGGCAGCCAGGAGGAGGACTTCGTCTGTCGCCTTGGAGAAATCCAG GTGGTGGACGCCGGCAGCCTGCTGAAGGCTCTGCCGCGGGTGCAGGCAGTCTCTGTCTCCCACTTGCGCTGGCAGCAGGCTGCCTCTGAGGGCGAGGGCCACCCTGCCGGCCTCCAGCTCAGCTGTACTCTGCACTGGTCCTACCTGCTCTCCCACGTCCGATGCTTCCGGGTCCACTGCTGCAGAGGGACAGCCGGCTGCTCTGCTGGCGGGGGGCCACCGGGGCCCGAGAGGCCCACGCTCCTGGGCCTGGCTTTTGTCAACCAGTATCGGATAGTGGACCTGGCAGTGGCAGCCATAGGGCCCGGCCAGGATGGCCGTGTGGAGTTCCTCGTGGAGCCTGTCCCCAAGGAGGGGTTTCTGGTGCCGCAGGCCGAGTGGGGCAGGGCGGCCATGCTCTACTCCATGCCTGCCTCGTGA